GTTAAATATAATATATGTATCTGTGAAAATAAGGGAAGTATgaggtttaaaaagaaatatgttttaaaaagaatatatgTAAAGATATATGTTAATGTACTTTGATCCCCTTTTTAAGGAATTCTTGAAAGAGTGGGCTGTACCAGTTGTGGGATGCCCTTAAAAGGCACTCTGATAGGAGTACAAAGAGCAAAAGTGGATCTGAATGCTTttggctgctgctcaggaacaAGGAGGAGAGTCTGATGACAAGATGAGCAGGAAGCAACTGAAGACAAGGACAGCAGTATTAAAATGTCCCAGTCTTAAGTTCTTTCATTCATTAACATTTTTGCCAGTcagacatttctttttcctttctccccccttttctcttccttccccccttttttttgtcttcaaggATTTCTTGTCTTTACCATGTAATCACTTTTCtgtgtaatttcttttaaaaaccctTGTGTACTGCAGCTTTCTACTGCTGCATAAATCTTGCAGTGTATTTCCAGACGAGATTTGCCTTCTGAGGTTTTTTCTgaactttaataaaaataatgaagtaaacTCTTGATCTACATGCTGAACATTAGACTTGCAACTTGAATAGGCAGTTCTTTTCCTCACTATGGTACTACAGACTACATGGCCTACAGTGTCACTGACTGCAGACCCTGCTCTGGTTCAAATTTTAGCTCGCTTTCTAGCCCCTAAGCTAACATTGCTAAACCAGAACTTGTTGGTTTTAGAGGGAGAAACTGATCTGAGCCTTTATTTTACTAGTAGTATTATAATTTTGTCTAGGTTaataccttttttcttcatACCTGTATTTTTACCCCCCAGTTTCTGTGGTTAGTTAAGGACTGATGAACTAAATCAGAGGGAAAGAGTGTCTGCGTGTGTTTTGGGGCGATCTTAACGCCTTGTAAAACCTGGCAAGTTTGTTAATTTTTTCCAAATCTGAGAGAAGATAGCATTGACAGCAGCATAACTAGCTTTTGTTGAGAGGTCTGTTactggtgttttggtttttttactgtcctttctcttatttttcagtcaATATAGGTCTAAATAcatggatatttttattttctttccttatagCTTATGTAAAAAGTGGTAAGATACTTTCTTGTAGCAGTTTTTTCTGTGGTACAGATCTATTATTTAGAACTACCTTTTTTTATGTTGGAAAGCGAGTATATTCTGTTGCTGTCCAAGGCTAAAAGGTGTTCTGGCTGAGTATCCTAGTGCTGTTGTCaaattaacttttaaatatTGTCTTTGAAAAGTCACTAGTCCAATGTTGCAACTAGTGGTTTTGTTCTTGCACTCTCTCTTCCTTCACAGTTCATTATTATGGTGGTATCTTCCTTgcctaaaataagaaaaatcaagCAGCTCTTTAATTCTATATTTGTATGCTAATCTGCACTCTTTCCCAAAAGTGGGAAGGATAGCAAGTCTTAAGATATGAGTGTGTTGAAATGGCAGTTCTTTTCCACCCATGGCAAATAACAGGATCtaatttggttatttttttccattatcttCAGCTGATCTTAAAAGAACAATTGCTGTTCTTCTGGAGGACATCTTACAACGCCTTgtgaaactggaaaacaaagttgATTACATCGTTGTGAACGGCTCAGCAACAAATACCACTAATGGAACTAGCAATCAGATGCCAGTAACTTCAAATAGACGTGCAAAACCAGTGAGCAACATTAGATAGCACACAGGGCTGCTTTGTGTTGCTACATCTGTGAAGGGTAATCTTTAAGATAAGCATTTTATCTCTGGCTAGGGCAATGCAGTAGTTGACTCTAAAAGAAGCATAAACTATTCTATTATACAATGTGCAGGCTCTATATAGATCTAACTTATGTGCATAGGTTCTCAAAGCATTATGTCATCGCCTTTGAGCAATACTTCTGAAGTGATTGTTGTCTTTAAAGATATTTTGATATCACAATTTGATGTAGTATGCCATTGGATAATAACAATAAATGGAAAGCAATGGGGAACTTAAAGGTCGgtttctaaatatatttatttaagtaTAAATAGAATATATCTTTTTGGATAGGTGAGCAGTATTGTAGCTTATTCATGTTTTGTGATCTGCATTAAGCTGAGGTAACTGGGGAAAACACATTGCTAAACAGATGTTAGAAAATGTGTATACTTACAATATTTTGTTACTGATTTACTAAAACAATATTAAGTTGAGGATAGCATTGGcagtaatatttaaaaattgtgACCCAAAGAATGTCTTTATTTGCACTATTTGTCAGACTAGCTAGAGAGAATTTACTgtatatttaagaaaattaattataatagGAAAGCACCCTAGGTAGTAACACTGTCTAGGTATATCTTTATGCCAGAGTTAGGGCAGTTAGAATATCAAAAGCAAATCATAATCTGTGATACCTTAGATGATAATTTCTTACGAAGATATTTAagtgtttgtattttgtaattgcagataaaattatttaagtgATGGAAACAAGTTTTGGATATGTgaatactgtttatttttattcactgctgtttctcttgAATCTTTTAGTACCTTGCAATTCATGATGAGTGTAGCACACCATCTCCCTAAATTGCTTTTTTCATTGGGAGTATAAGCAATGAAAGGAAGCAAGGCATCTCTATACTTAGTACACCCCATGTACTAAGGGTATCATAGCATGGAGCACTTGAGAGCTAAGGTGATGTTTGCCTTATGTCTAAGCTAGCCTTACAGCAAAGTGAAGTACAGTGCAAATGCACTGTACTTCAAAATGTTACTGAAGTCATATTCAAGAGAAAGTGCCGCTGAGCCTGTTTTTTAATGTGTACTGAAtgttttttttggggagggagggtaTGTTCAGGGATTTCTGCCAAAAGTGTGCTCTGAGTGGCATTTTTGGGGGTGGGTAAAAACGAAGGTGATTCAGGTATACCATCTgaagtttttggtttgggtttttcttcatttccctgCTGACACTCTGGACTGTTATAAAGGAAAATACGCTTACAACCTTAGTTAGAATCCAGGTGATTTTTTTTGCCCTGTTACATTGTGTGTAAACGTGTACTCActtcaatgcagaaaaataaatttttaattgtACTTGTAAAAGctcctgttgggttttttgttgttgttgtttttttggacaaagccttgtcaCTCTGGTTACACGTGGTTTAGGTGTTTCTGGACTAGAAAAATCTTACATCCCTCAAGTTTAGTAGTAGTCTTTCTGGTATTCTTTATTATTCCTGTTTGATCACTGAATTCTTTTGTTCTTGAGATCCTAATGCTCTGGGACTTTCGTCAGGTTAGAGGTGAGGGgagaaatgaattaaaaatttagattttttaaTGGTAAAGATTCACTTCTGAAAAGTGAAGACCGGTGCTTAACTTCTTCTGAACCTGCAAATCTCTACTGACAATGTGAAGACAGGTTTTTACATCTTATCTAGCTGTGCTTTTCATTCCCTGGGTACTTGATTGGTACCAACCAAAACCTTGATGGATAGTGTCCCTTTGCGCTCTAAACAGTAATATGAGTAGTTTTCTGTGTGTGACCTTTTCTTGTAAGGGTATGTGAAATCTTAAAGTTATTAAGGATTATTAAACAAGCGTAACAAAAGCTGCAAGGTGAGTATTTGTCCCTATGTGCACACAGAGGTTCTATTCAGGAGTTTTGGAGGCTGCTATACTAGCTTATGTGTGGCTATGTACATAGTAATTCATGGTGCCATTAGCAAATAGTTGCTTCTCTCAGATCAGCAGTACAATGGCTCATTGGAATTAGCTTGTATTTGATAAATATATAGGGAGAACTGTGAACTACCTGTAAATTCCATTAATGAATATGGTTCACTGAATCATAGataggtttgggttggaagggacgttaaagctcatccagttcgcaccccctgccatgggcagggacaccttctgctctAGAggaggttgctcaaagccctgttcaaagccttgaacactgccaaggatggggcagccacagcttctctgggccccctgtgccagtgcctcaccacctcacaggaaaaaatttcttcctaatgtctcatctaaatcttCTCTCTTTTAGTTTAGAACCATTACTCCTTGCCATATCcttacatgtccttgtaaaaagtccctttccagcttacctgtaggcccctttcaggcactggaagctgctgtaaagTCTTTGGGGGCCATTTCCAGGTTGAACAAGCTaaactctttcagcctgtcttcatagcagaggtgctccaaccctctgatcatcttcatggcctcttCTGGTCTTGCTCCAATATGTGCACATCTTTCTTGTGTTGTGGGCCCCAAAGCTGAaggcagtactgcaggtggggcctcagagcagcacagaggggGAGAATTGCCCCTTTTGACCTGCATGTCAAGCTTTTTTTGGTGCAGCCCacgatacggttggctttctgggctgtaaaTGACCATggccagctcatgttgagctttgCATCAGCTGACACCAGTATTAAGAAAGTAACAGCCCGTTGCACACAAAAAACATTGCAAAAGTATAAATCATTTTTTTTAGCTGCTATAAAAAAAACCTCTCCCATTTTGCTCTTGCTTTTGAGGAAGGCATACTATCAAATACACTAAATCTAACTCCACAGACAGCAGACTGCACTGCTTTGTAAAgcacaaaataataaaaggacAAAATCATTAGGTAAGGAGGGTCCTATCTGGATTAACTGTTAAAGGTGTCAATTGATGGTCTACATCACCTTTAAAAATTACCACACCAGTTAAATAAGAATGTTTTAGATGTTTATTTCATTCTGttaatttgaatatttttaggAATTAAAAGGTTTTTAAGAAAACCTAATAAACTGGAGTGTTAAattttatgtaattatttttctgaacaaatttgtagaggttCCCAAATTTAATCTACTTGTGCATTCCCACAAAGAAAGGCTGCAACAGCAGCAATTACCCTCAGAATACATATTTGCACAGGAAGCACTTGGTCACTTAGGCAGCTTCCACACATCAGAGATTATGCAGCCTGCATTAGCAAATATTCTTAATTAGAATTTAGATCAATCTAGCCAGCTTCTTTAAATGGCTGTGCTAatgaaaaacaagtatttgGCAGTTACTTGGAAGAACAGAGAACTCTACAATATGTTGGACATATTGCTGGATGCCAATGCTACTGATGTTTCACCACACTGATGACAAGAACCTCTACAATCTTATGCTGTatttctgtgggttttaaattatttcattaaaaatatcagCAAACTTTTGTGATCCAGCAGTGGACGAGCAGCTTGTTGAGATATGTCTGTCCGTCCATCCATCCCAAAGGTTCTTTAATGTGGAACTACTCAGTGCTTCTTCACACACAATTGTGAGACAATGCTTAGATACCTTAATTACATTAAGGTTACTCTGGTAAGactcaaaaatggcttagatgaggaaagcaatgaaaaaaagcTAAAGAATCAAGATGATCTTCCCTGAGATGTTTGCCTGCTGGTTGTGGAACTTGAGAGCTGTATTGAGAGCTCTGGTGCTTTTAGCTGTTCACATAGTGATTGGTACGCtcttttcttgccatttttGTTCACTAGAATTTCAGGGAGTGGATCTTGAAATTGTTTTTGCTACCTACATTAAAATTCATTCCCAGGCACAGAAGTATTACCTGTTACCTAGTGAAATAGCTGGTAAGCGCTCAGGAGCGCAATGAGGCAAATTACAGCGGGGAAAATTCAAGTCTCACAATTTACTGTAAGATGTcaagaacaaaactgaaacaaataccTCCCACAACCCTCAAATCAGGAGTCCTTTATATTAGGGAGGTTGTATGTTCCCTTGCCctctaaagaaaaaggaaataaaaccaaagccaaCTATCCCCAATCCAGCCTAAGAACCAACCAACCCTAAGGAGattctgtatttcacagaaCTTGAAGCAGGTCACTTTGGGGGGATTTGTGCTATCATCTGAAATGGGAAATACGTAGGTGCATCATAGGAACTGTAAGcataaatacagtttaaatattcttttaaaaagataatgTTTGGCAGCACAACCAAATGCTGTGATACTATCAAGCACTTCAGACAGGAGGTGAGGTGTAGGGTTCTTCGCCATCTTTTTGGCAAGCCCTTGGGTTCTTCACACAACCTCCTGCAACTGCAGAGCTCTCATACCTCTCAAAATACCGCTATAAAGAAGGCAACAAGGTAGAACATGCAGATGTTTTCTTGCCACTGCTGTTGACAGAAAAGGCAGCTGAGACCCTCTCTTTATCCCTTCCTCGTCCTTTttcctttagcctgcacacctGAAGTCTACTTTCGCTATTCTGAAAAGTGCTGTCATCTTAGCAGAATGGATGAAGCTCAGCTTCCACCCTCTGCACTGCTTGAGCACAGATGTCATGGATGCAGCTGGTGAAAGAAGAACACAAGTCAGAGGCTatacagcacagaaaaactgGCCACAAATGTTGGGGCAAGATGTATCATGGACACTGACATGCATATTGCTGTATCAATCCCCGATAATGCTGGTTTCATGTCAAACTAGAGGCAGCATACTATTAGAGTATCTTCAACTTGCTGCTTGATGAACAGTTTTACAAGCTGTTGGTTGAGGAGAACAAACCATTTATGATATTTCACTACATCTCAGTTTGTCTGGGATAATGCACTTGTGCATTTgtatctgtttaaaaatatcatttaGGTTATGAAAATGAAGCccaagttaaagaaaaaattccACATCACGTGCACACATGAAATCCTAAACACCAGCGGCATCACATCCTACTGTATTATCTGTAAGCGATCTTAATTACTGCAAATTTTCCAGCGATGTTTGTCAGTACCTCCAGCAATTAATTGACCTTTGCTTGCATATGAGCTTACATATTCCCTGTGGCATTCAACTTACTCTGTTTGGTAGATGTCTAATCATGTTCTGTCTCTCTGATAGGAAAACTGGAGAGAAGCATGCTAACATTTTGAAATGCCTATATACTAGAGTTAACAATATGAAACCTGATTTTTGTTGTAGCATAATGTATGATCATGGCTAGAAGTTTGTGAGTACTGCTTGCATTTGCCTTTAAGTATATCAGAATATTGGTAGCaaacacaggaggaggaaacAGTTTGATGGAAATGGTTTCCATTATTCTTTATGCCACTTCATTCTCAGAATAGCTAATGAGAGACCAGATGCATAGAAATAGAATTACTAACTGCTACTCCAGAATACTACTTCAGAATGATGACTTGAGGTCTAAAATATTAAAGCAgttatttctgaattatttattcTTGCATTAATAAAGCAGCTCTCTTCCATTTACATAGGTATTCCACCGACATGAATTTTAAAGCACTTGTCAAACTTgtaaggatttaaaaaaatgtaaagggTCACACATTTTATTGTTAACAGAGGGTGTTGAGAGAGACTGTCAACACCCTACACGGCATTAAGCTGTTGCCTTTGATGTGTAGGCAGCACCGTAGGTCTCAGAGAGCTGTACTGTAAGTGGAGGTCCATATGTTCAACCCATTTTGATGTGTTCAGAGATCTTGGGCCAGCAGCATCCGTATGCTACATCACAGCCATAGGAGGTAAAACATGCCATCTGGGTTTCTGTTCCTTCTACTTACCTTGTGCCATGGTCTCTTCACAGTAGCAggatgcattttctttcttcttctattCAAAATTATTTGATAATTTACCACGAAAAACCTGGTTTGATTcactttttaatgaattttatcTCAGGTGTCCATTAACAATCTCTTAGAAGGGATGAGAGACAGGAAAGGGTTTCCTGAGTCCAATGTGTTCTAATACCCATGCTATGACAGTAAACCAGCAGGTGCTTGAAATACCTTTATTAGCCAAGAACTCTATTTCTTAATTATAAAGTCTTACCTTTTATATCTGTTCCCAAGTAAGCCTATGAGCACAAATTCAGATCCAAGCAGATGCTGGGGTGCTAATAAGCTGAATGCAGTCTCTTTATTGCAGAAATCAACTTGCTGTGATCAAATCTAGGAATAAAGTCTCTATTTTTAAGATGGGAGGTGGTTCCTAAGACAGCTGCCTGTCAAAAAGTCACTTTCATTGTCCTCCTGTTACTACCTTCTCACTGGCTGGTCACAGGTTTTTTGATACTAAAGTACAATACAGACTAACATTTGTAGCTCTCACCAAAAGCTGCTTTATTCAGAAACCTGGCTCTGCTCTCCAGAACAGACCTGTGTTTCAGAGCactgtttttaacagaaatcttGCACAGATGAGGTACATCAACGCATGACATAAGAGCTCTGCTCATTGTCTGTGAACCAGGCGTGCCAGAGCTCTCCCCCTGCACCTTATTGGCAGTACTGGATCTCTGGCACCAGTGTGATGTGCATACAGATAAGGTGGCTGGAAGCTCTTCGGTTTTGTGTAGCTCCTGTGCAGCAGTGTGTTCCTCAGTATGTTTGACTTccctgtctgcagagctgctgctcctgctttcGAGGCCCCCTTCCcccatctgtttcttttctgaagctttGGGGGAATGTGAAGCCATGGGagcagttttcttttccccagagaAACAATCCTGccttttttgtgtggttttattttcctcagctTGCTTACTTGCAGACTCATTGACTGCAGTGATGACTTGCTCCCACATCTTTTCTGCCTGTACAGGGCCCTGTTTGTGCTCAGATCTCGGTGTGACAGAACGTACATCCTGCATCGCCCTGCTGACATTTCATACATGTGGCGTAGCCACAGGACAAATGCCCAGACCATCTGCCCCATCCTTACTTTGATAGTGCTGGGAACCCGAGAGTCTCCTTGTTGTTTCATCTCTCTCTGGGGGATGTTTTGGCAAAACACTGCCTGGGTCCTTGTGCTCTTTGCACCTTCTGCTGCGTTGCTGGTGGCTTGCCCGGTGCAAAACAATCTGGAGGCTTCCTCGACTGCTGTGCCTTTTTGACAGGCACCTGTCATCTTATTGTATGTGAAAAGCCTGCCTACCCTCCTGGAGCTCATAAagcttgctgcttctgccaACATGCAAAGCGCAGTTTAAATGTCAATTTCCTAAAGCTCAGTTAAGAACAACAGAATACTTTAGCTCGCGCGTTCAGTCACTATGCGACCAACATGTTTGTATCAAGAGGAAGCAGTCGATTTACACAGCGCAGCACCAGCAACGGCAGCCTGTGGTCTATTTACTACAGCCTTCAAACACATCGGAGTTATTTTAACAAGGTGGCATTGTCTGCGGCGTATGGACCGGAACTGGGAATTGCAGGTTGCCAGCCTGAGAAGCTGCCCAAAGTCCGCCTCCTTTTGTGCTGAGCTAGGAACAAAGCGGTGCCCGCGCCCCGACTCTGCAGTCCGGGCGGGCCGCGGAGGGTGGCCGCCATCCACGCCGCGGCGGCTGGGCCGCTCTGCGCCGGCACAAGCCTCCGGCCACACGGCCGCCCCTCAGCCGGGGCCGGCACTCACCTGCCGCGGGCAGCGGCCGCCGCCGCTCTCGCCCCGGCCTCTCCCCGCCGGCGGCCCCATGGAGCGGCTGCGGGCGGACGCGGCGGCCCTGGACGAGTACGCGGAGTACCGGCGGTGAGGGAAGGGAACGGCCGGGCCGGAGAGGACGtgggcggcgcggcgggggtCGCTGGGGAGGCGGCCGGGCGCCTCCATGCCGGCCGTGGGGGCAAGCGACGGCCGCAGCCAGCCCGCGGGCCGCGTTTCTCCTGAGGCGTTCCTGGCGGCCTCGTTGTGTCCCCCCCGCCATGTTTCGCCACGCACTGGCGAAATCGGGAGTGCCGTGCCTGGCTCCGTGAAGGCGGCGAGAGCCGCTCTCCGCGGGGAGGCGGTCCCcttccctgggctgcagcagctgcggGGGAGAGGCCTCAGACACCAGCACCGACAGCTCGCTGCGCTGGTGTGAAGGCGGGCTGTGAATGTGCTGTCTGCAAGCGCAGGAACGCATCGTGTCCCCCGTCCAGGCCCACGTACCTGCGGGCCTGACAGCGTGCTGTGAGGTGTGGAGAAAGGGGCTGTCTGCCTGCGGCAGCTCTCCTTCAGGAAACAGGGACTCCATGCACCTGAATTAAGTTTTGCAGGGTATAAACACATGCCCTTGCACTCCTGTGTGCGTCTTTGCGCATCGTGTTGTTCCTCTTGAAGAGCTGAGCAACGTGGtaagacaaggggcaatgggttcagacttaaacaggggaggtttaggttggatataaggaagcagttcttcactatgaaggtgctgaggcgctggcacagggtgcccagagaagctgtggctgccccatcactggcagtgttcaaggccaggttggacggggcttggagcaacctggtcaagtggaacgtgtccctgcctgtggtaggggtTTGGAACtcgatgagctttaaggtctgttccaacccaaaccattctttgattctagTGAAATGTGGTCTTAATTTAGCTTACGAAAATCTTGAGTAAAACAGTGGAGTGGTATTTCTTACATAAGTAGGTTACACACTGAATCAGTGGATGTCGGCTGGATTGACAAGCAAATGACAGTGATGTGTTGGCACATCATTCTGGTGCTGCACAGTACTGGTAATGTACAAACCCACAGAGATACTTAACAAAGAATCACTCCACATGTTTTAGCACACCCAACAAataataactgaaatatttacatGCATTAAAAAACTAAACTTCAGTACAGTTAAGTGCTGCAATTAATTCTAAattgtattttacatttgtCTTCAATTTGACaattctcatagaatcatagaatagttagcgctggaaaggaccttaagatcatctagttccaacccccctgccacgggcagggacacctcacactaaaccatcccgcccaaggctctgtccaacctggctttgaacactgccagcaatggagcattcacaacttccttgggcaatgcattccagtgcctcaccactggaacttcttccttatatccaatctaaacttcccctgtttaagttttaacccgttaccccttgtcctgtcactacagtccctgacaaagagtccctccccagcacccctataggtccccttcaggtactggaaggctgctatgaggtctctatgcagccttctcttctccaggctgaacagccccaactttcccagcctatcttcatactggaggtgctccagtcccctgatcatcctcgtggccctcctctgcacttgttccaacagttccatgtcctttttatgttgaggacaccagaactggacacaatactccaggcgaggtctcacgagagcagagtagaggggcaggatcacctcctttgacctgctggtcacgctccttctgatgcagcccaggatacggttggctttctgggctgcgagcgcacactgcagccggctcatgttaagtttctcatcaaccaacacccccaagtcctcctccgcagggctgctctgaatctcttctttgcccaacctgtagctgtgcctgggattgctccgacccaggtgtaggaccttgcacttgtcatggttgaacttcataaggttggcatcagcccacctcacaagtgtgtcaaggtccctctggatggcatcccttccctccagcagatcaaccggaccacacagcttggtgtcatcggcaaacttgctgagggcgcactcaatcccactgtccatgtcagcgacaaagatgttgaacaagacctgtcccaacatcgatccctgagggacaccactcgttactggtctccaaatGGATATTGTCTTCAGTTGTCTCCATAAATAAAGAATTTGGGTGCTACTCTGGAATTCCAGCTATTCAGTGACCTGGAATTTGAGTGTACTGATAGTTTAAACAAATAGGCCTGTGTGAGGTGTAGGATACATCTGCTACTAACTTTATGTGCAGAAATAGCATGTTCTTCTTGCAAATCAGCAAGCAGCCCACTTGAATGtactgtttgtttctttcatggCAGTGTGGCTACCTACTTGCAGTTGAATAATCTTACTCAGACTAGGCTAAGGACTAGACTAAGATTAGATAACTTGATAAAAATCTGCACTAGGGTTAGGTATAGATGGGTGAAATGACTTGCAAGAAGTCATTCAAAATGCCTGCGGCAAAGCTGGCTGCTTACACAACCCTTGATGAGCATTGCTTTTTCAGACGTATGAAAAGCAGCTTCatagtttgctttattttttttccttacaatgCTGATTTTCAGTCTGTCAAagcaaatttattaaaaaagcattaTTCACAAAATTTCTCTGAAGATCAGCTATAATTCTGTTAAATGTATGTCACTAGAATGGTATTACGGAatatgagggtttttttgcatttacaGCAGATGTGTTTTTATGTATTATTGAAAAAGTAACTTCAGAAACCTACTTTCATTGTCTTCATTTTGTTATGTGTTTTAATGCATGCTTAAAGAATTGTAGGTGATGATGATGGAGGAAAGCTCTTTACCCCTGAGGAATATGAGGAGTACAAAAGAAAAGTAGTGCCGATTCGGTTACGGAACAGGCTGTATGTGAGCTGGAGATCACCAACTGGCATGGACTGTAAGCTTGTGGGGCCAGAGACACTGTGCTTTTGTACTCACCGGTAGGTATCTCGTCTGCTTTTTGCACTGCTGTAGttttaaaaatcaggaaaatgtaaaataggTCCAGGTGCACTGCAGCGCAGTATAGGGAAGATAATTTAAGCTCTAAGGGTCGAGAAAATTAGATTTAAAATCATAAGAACTGTTCTTAAATATAAATCTTGCTACATTTTTTTGAGACCAAAATAATTGGTTTAGTCTTCAATAAATTCAGCTTTAAGGCATGAGTTTTTATAGATCAGATTGATTCTGATTAATACCAATTTCTGATCTATCAAAATGAAACATAAGGATCTGTGCTATTTATGTAATGAATGGATGTAAAAGCACCTGATATTATATCTTTAATTGAAAAGTAACAATTAACagtaattaataaaaatcaagACACTTCAGAACTTGCAAGATAAATTATAAGCCCGTCAGTTTTCTGCTAAATACTAACACAGTTacaaaaattgttatttttaccTGTTTCAGGTATAAACAACACAAAACGGACTATGAAGTGATTCCCGAAGACCGTCCTATTTGTGTGCCTTGTAGAGTGAGCCGCTGTCCATGCCAGTCCTACCACTACGTCCCTCTAAATGGCACACAGCCCATCCGTTGCAGATGCAAACACTTTGCTGACCAGCACAGTGCAGCACCTGAACATTCATGTAACTCTTGTAAGTTACTGATGGGTTTGCAGTGTTCATTGTGAGGAAACTTAACAGGAACAGCGTTAGGAATCTGTTTTCTGCTCAGAGTATTAAGTATGCGCTGCACTTGTCAGTGATGGAAGGATGTGAGATGGGAAAGAAGACATCACCTTTTGCACAGGAGAGTTTAGAACAACATCCTTAGCTCTCCTAAGTCCTGTGAAGGAGTGTAAGTGTCTGAATGATTCAGTTAGGTACAGATGGAGACAGCCACCTAAAATTAGGCAGTATGAAAGCACCCCATTTGCAGTTTATCACTTCCACTGCTGCACGCACATGACGTTTTTTTACTTGAACTT
This sequence is a window from Lathamus discolor isolate bLatDis1 chromosome 2, bLatDis1.hap1, whole genome shotgun sequence. Protein-coding genes within it:
- the FAM221A gene encoding protein FAM221A isoform X1, whose product is MDRNWELQVASLRSCPKSASFCAELGTKRCPRPDSAVRAGRGGWPPSTPRRLGRSAPAQASGHTAAPQPGPALTCRGQRPPPLSPRPLPAGGPMERLRADAAALDEYAEYRRIVGDDDGGKLFTPEEYEEYKRKVVPIRLRNRLYVSWRSPTGMDCKLVGPETLCFCTHRYKQHKTDYEVIPEDRPICVPCRVSRCPCQSYHYVPLNGTQPIRCRCKHFADQHSAAPEHSCNSWEGQRRVLLMAMDINHSMGNPVRYWEINVCFKGKTVLVQAALRGGICILRGSKCLGFHSCFTCACGQPTYAHETVVETKEERLAQGKPVGRDVPYAAMGGLTGFSSLAEGYMRLDDSGIGAPPAELLESPVTSMDHPFLKAFQGPSTSAQTIPQIAGGSSGTRQVYPGKDSEQDDMAYFEKRYQERLKNEKAAKQKEKSAVPSKKP
- the FAM221A gene encoding protein FAM221A isoform X2, encoding MDRNWELQVASLRSCPKSASFCAELGTKRCPRPDSAVRAGRGGWPPSTPRRLGRSAPAQASGHTAAPQPGPALTCRGQRPPPLSPRPLPAGGPMERLRADAAALDEYAEYRRIVGDDDGGKLFTPEEYEEYKRKVVPIRLRNRLYVSWRSPTGMDCKLVGPETLCFCTHRYKQHKTDYEVIPEDRPICVPCRVSRCPCQSYHYVPLNGTQPIRCRCKHFADQHSAAPEHSCNSCSKCLGFHSCFTCACGQPTYAHETVVETKEERLAQGKPVGRDVPYAAMGGLTGFSSLAEGYMRLDDSGIGAPPAELLESPVTSMDHPFLKAFQGPSTSAQTIPQIAGGSSGTRQVYPGKDSEQDDMAYFEKRYQERLKNEKAAKQKEKSAVPSKKP